A region of Panicum virgatum strain AP13 chromosome 8N, P.virgatum_v5, whole genome shotgun sequence DNA encodes the following proteins:
- the LOC120686759 gene encoding agmatine coumaroyltransferase-2-like, with translation MKITVQSSKAIRPARGGAGGGAPSTAADAAIPLTVFDKANYDLYISGINFFRPPAPPNAALAAGLARALAEYREWAGRLGADAADRRAILLTDAGARLVEATADVALGAVMPMEPAPEVLRLHPDGDGAEELLLVQLTRFACGSLAVGHTMHHAVADGRAACNFLLAWGQATRGAAFDPAPAHGRASLFVPRDPPRVAFEHRGVEFKPPPARGESPGGRRDVAGCGGDEVVVRRVRFGQEFVAELRSRASAGAPRPYSTLQCVAAHLWRCITAARGLEAREVTRLCVAVDGRARMRRPRVPDGYAGNVVLWARPAATAGELLSRPLRFAVELLSREVARVDDGYFRSFIDFASSGAVEEERLVPAADAAETVYSPDVEVDSLLHAPFYDLDFGAGPPFFFMPSYLPVEGSVFVVRSFSGDRSVDAYVPLFSRAMDTFTKCCYSLEMADARL, from the coding sequence ATGAAGATCACGGTGCAGTCGTCCAAGGCCATCAGGCCCGcccgcggtggcgccggcggcggcgctccgtccACGGCCGCGGACGCCGCCATCCCGCTCACGGTGTTCGACAAGGCCAACTACGACCTGTACATCTCGGGCATCAACTTCttccgcccgccggcgccgccgaacgccgcgctcgcggcggggctcgcccgGGCGCTCGCCGAGTACCGCGAGTGGGCGGGGCGGctcggcgccgacgccgccgaccgccgcgcaATCCTGCTCACCGACGCGGGCGCGCGGCTCGTCGAGGCGACGGCCGACGTCGCGCTCGGCGCCGTCATGCCGATGGAGCCGGCGCCCGAGGTGCTGCGCCTGCAcccggacggcgacggcgccgaggAGCTGCTGCTGGTCCAGCTCACCCGGTTCGCGTGCGGCTCCCTCGCCGTCGGCCACACCATGCaccacgccgtcgccgacggGCGCGCCGCCTGCAACTTCCTCCTCGCGTGGGGCCAGGCCACCCGCGGCGCGGCGTTCGACCCCGCCCCGGCACACGGCAGGGCGTCCCTCTTCGTGCCCCGCGACCCGCCGCGCGTCGCGTTCGAGCACCGCGGCGTCGAGTTCaagccgccgcctgctcgcggCGAGAGCCCCGGCGGCAGGCGCGACGTCGCCGGATGCGGAGGCGacgaggtggtggtgcggaGGGTGCGGTTCGGCCAGGAGTTCGTCGCCGAGCTGAGGTCGCGGGCGTCGGCTGGGGCGCCGCGGCCGTACAGCACGCTGCAGTGCGTCGCGGCGCACCTGTGGCGGTGCatcacggcggcgcgcgggctcgAGGCGCGCGAGGTCACCAGGCTGTGCGTCGCGGTGGACGGGCGCGCGCGCATGCGCCGCCCGCGGGTGCCGGACGGGTACGCCGGCAACGTGGTGctgtgggcgcggccggccgccaccgccggggaGCTCTTGTCCAGGCCGCTCCGGTTCGCCGTGGAGCTCCTGTCCCGGGAGGTGGCGCGCGTCGACGACGGCTACTTCAGGTCGTTCATCGACTTCGCGAGCTCcggggcggtggaggaggagcggctGGTGCCCGCGGCCGACGCGGCGGAGACCGTGTACAGCCCGGACGTCGAGGTGGACAGCCTGCTGCACGCGCCCTTCTACGACCTGGACTTCGGCGCCGGCCCGCCGTTCTTCTTCATGCCCAGCTACCTGCCGGTGGAGGGCTCCGTCTTCGTCGTGCGCTCCTTCTCCGGCGACAGGAGCGTGGACGCCTACGTGCCCCTCTTCAGCCGCGCCATGGATACCTTCACCAAGTGCTGCTACTCGCTGGAAATGGCGGACGCACGCCTTTAG